TTTGGGGAGGAAGGGTTTTTTTAAACAGGGGTGGCTTTTTTTTTTTTTTTTAAAGCATTTTGTTGCGGGGGCCGCCCCCCACGGGGCTGGGGGGTTTTTTTTTTTGTTTTCTTTTTGGGATTTTCTGTAAGTTTTACGGGCAAAATTCCCTTTAACGTTCCCCCTCCCGGCCCCGCAGCAGTTGTTCCTAACCATTATAAAACGGACGTTCACCTTTCCCTTTTGTTCGGGCCGGGTCCTTTTGCGGGCTGAGGGCTGGATACCCATATAAACCACAGAACTTTAGAAAATCATCAATTGTAACGAAAGATACCGTCTCCCTGGTGGGTAATAACCATTTGCTGGGCATTGTCCATTACCAGTTCCAGGGCATACCCGCCAAAAAAATCAAAGGATTCAGTAAGGGCACGGATTACGTCGGCCGTGGTTATACTCAAAGAGAAGGCATAATATTTCATCCGACTGCATGATAAGACTACTTCATGGATATATATTTTTACTGGCTTTCCGGCAACCGGCAGCATCCACTCCTTCCAATCATACTGCATCTGCCTGCCAGGATCAGTTTCAACACGGGTAGTAGCTAATTTATCGGCCTTATCATCTTCTTTAAATGCTCGCAGGAAACGGTGTACACTGGATAAAGAGCCGTTATAGCCTTTTTGAACCAATTCTTTGTGGATTCTTGTACCAATATAGCCTTTATGGAGCATAGTTTGGATTTCTTCACGGTACTGATCAAGTTGTTTTTCATACTTTCTGGCCTTAAACTCCGGCGGATTAACATCTCTTAGGTACTTTCTAACGGTGTTCCTTGATACTCCCACTGTTTTGGCTATTTTCCTGATGCTAACCCCCTGGGCATACAGAGCTTTAATACGTTGCCATTTGTACATACTGACCACCTCTTTTGCATCCCCCTTTCGGGGGATATTTTATCATATGGTGGGTCAGTTTTATTTGACGATCAGGGGTCAATTCTATTTTACGATCTATATTAATGTACCGTTATCTGCCCTGTGTAAGCATCTTACCCTGTAAGTTATCCCCGGAATACCTTTGTAGCTACCGCTTGTAGTGGAGTAAGAGTTATTGGTTACTATTTAGCCTTCAGCGGAGATAGCTACCGCTTGCGGCATGCTTTAGGTAATATTCAAAACTAACATTATGTTGGCAAGTGATCTATTAAGAAATTGGCTGCCATTTTATTAACTTTTATCTTGCCAAACACAGGCTAAATCTCGTTAAACAACATAAAATCAAAGAATTTTACTACCTGGCTAATACAATCGTAAACTGGAAAACTGAAATTCTAAATTCATTTGATGTCCCTTACTCAAATGGGTGTATTGAAGGCTACAACAACAAAATTAAAGTCATCAAGCGTAATGCTTTTGGTTTTAGAAATTTTAATAGATTCCGCTCACGTATTCTTCACTGCTGCGCTTAATTTTGGACATAAAAATATGGCGACAGGTATCCGTAGACACCTGTCACCCCAACATTTGACATAGAGCCATATTTTTTAATTTTTCGACTGGCATCCCTGGTTGTAGTGCGGGCAAACACTGCAATGATCTGCCTTGTCTTCAATGATAAAGCAATATGTACCCTGCTCTTTCCAGCATGGTTTGTTAATGTTGACCGGTTCACCCTGACCGGTGTTGCCGCCGCCGTTGCAGTTTTTGGTGTTCCAGCAAGGATACATGCTAATAATTTGCTGAACACCGGCAATGTTTAAACCCTTTTCATTAATCAGGTAATGAATAAACTGCAGTCGCTTAACATCATTGTTGCTGTATAAACGCTGCTTGTTGCGGCGTGACGGTTGCACCAACTTATGCTTTTCCCAAATACGCAAGGTTTCTGGATGAACTTTTAAAAGATCTGCAATAACCCCAATGTTAAACATGGGTTGATCATCATTACAAAACAAAGTATTATCTCCTCTCACTTGCTATTTTGTATTTATTATATAGTATATAGTCTATAAACCAAATTTGTAAATAAGCTAAATGGGTGCAAATTTATTAGTTTTTCTTAAATATCTGGCTGTTTTAGGACAAGTCGCGAAATTTTGTAGATTTTGCCGAAAGTGGTATTTGG
This window of the Desulforamulus hydrothermalis Lam5 = DSM 18033 genome carries:
- a CDS encoding helix-turn-helix domain-containing protein; protein product: MYKWQRIKALYAQGVSIRKIAKTVGVSRNTVRKYLRDVNPPEFKARKYEKQLDQYREEIQTMLHKGYIGTRIHKELVQKGYNGSLSSVHRFLRAFKEDDKADKLATTRVETDPGRQMQYDWKEWMLPVAGKPVKIYIHEVVLSCSRMKYYAFSLSITTADVIRALTESFDFFGGYALELVMDNAQQMVITHQGDGIFRYN
- a CDS encoding MerR family transcriptional regulator, producing MFCNDDQPMFNIGVIADLLKVHPETLRIWEKHKLVQPSRRNKQRLYSNNDVKRLQFIHYLINEKGLNIAGVQQIISMYPCWNTKNCNGGGNTGQGEPVNINKPCWKEQGTYCFIIEDKADHCSVCPHYNQGCQSKN